In Streptacidiphilus sp. P02-A3a, the DNA window CCGCCGCCGACCACTACGCCGTGGTCACCGTCCGCGCCGACCTGCCGCACCCGGGCGAGGCGCTGCTGCACCGCGACCCGCCGCAGTCCGCCGGGGCCCGCGAGGTCACCGGCCGTCCGCTGCCGGACGGTGTGTGGCGGCTGGACTGGCGGCTGCCGGTGCGCCAGCCCGCGCTCACCCCGGACGCCCTGATCGAGCACCTGCGCGGGACCCTGGCCGACTGGAGCGGCGGCGAGGTGCCGCCGTACGAGCTGATCGCGGCGGCCGACCACGTGGTCCAGCAGCGACTGGCCACCCGGTTCCAGGTCGGCCGGGTGTTCCTGGCGGGCGACGCCGCGCACCTGCTCGGCTCGCTCGGCATGCAGAACCTGGACGAGGGGCTGCGCGACGCCGACAACCTGGCCTGGAAGCTCGCCCTGGTCTGGCACAACTGCGCCACCGAGCGGCTGCTCAGCAGCTACCAGCAGGAGCGGCGCGGCTCGGTGATCGCCCGGCTGCGCTCGGCCGACCAGGCCAGGCCGCTGCTGCAACCCAGCACCCCGCTGCTGGAGGCCCGCCGCAGCGTGCTGTCCGGATCGCTGCGGCGCAACGCGACCCTGCTGTCGGACGGCAGCCTCGGCACCGGCCGACTCGGCTCCGCCCCCGCCTACCCCGGCGGCGGACGCGCCGCGCTCAGCCCGACGCTGCCGCCGACCAGCCCCGGGGTGCTCGTCCCCGACATCCAGGTGGTGACCACCGACGGCACCGTCGACCGGCTCCGGGCCCGGCTCGGCCGCGGGTTCCTGGTGGTCCTGGTCGCCCCCGGCACCGCCGTCTGGGCCAGCGACTACTGGCTCGGCGCGGGGCTGATGCCGCAGCTCACCGAGGCCACCCGGGCGCTGCCGCTGCCCGCCGAACTGCTGGTCACCGAGGCGTACCCGACCGCCGCCCCGCACACCGTGCTGCTGATCCGCCCCGACGGGCACCTGGTCGCGGCGCTGCGCGGCAGCCACCCGGACGACCTGTGGACCCTCGCCGACCGGGCCCGGGGCGGCTCCGCCGAGCTGCCGACGCCGCGCACCGACGCGATCTCCGCGGCGCGGGTTCCAGCAGATCAGGGGCGTGGCTGAGACCCGGACCGGGCCGCGGTCGACCTTGACGATCATGCGACCCCGTGCAACACTGCGCCCATGCGGCAGGGCAGGTGGCAGCGGCCACTCGGTGTTTCGGCGGCGGGCTCAGGAGTAGCCCCCCGGGACGTCGGCACGCCCCGCACGAAGGCGCTGATCAGCGCCGTACTGGTGCGTCGTACCCACCTCGACCTGGTCAGGTACCTGGGCGCGCTCTGTACACCCGGCTAGCAGGCAGCTAGCCGAAGCGCCGCCGCCGGTAACGCGGTCGGCCCCCCTTTGCGAACCAGCGCGGTAGTGCGTCCCCACGGCTGCCCGCGCCCTCGTGCACCCCCGTCGCGCTGCCACGCGCCGCCTCCGGTGCACCCGCACGCTCGTACGCCGCTTCCCCGCGCACTCCGCACAGCGCGCCGGAACGCATCGCCGAAGGAAACAGCCGTGTCAGACACGCTCACCGAATCGGACATCCCCACCCTCGCCGACCTGCTCGGCTTCGCCCGCGCCGTGGCTGCCGACCCGCAGCTCGTCGCCCGGCTGGAACTCCACCCGACCGAGCGCACCTGGGTCCGGATCGAGGGCCCCGAGGGCAGCGAGGCCTGGATCATCGGCTGGCCGCCCGGCACGGAGACCGGCTGGCACGACCACGGCGGCTCCAGCGGCGCGTTCGTCACCGCCAGCGGCGAGCTCAGCGAGCTGTCGCTGGGCGTGCCGATCCCCACCGACGGCTGGCGCAGCCTGGAACTGGCGGAGGGCGTCGACCGGCAGCGCAGCCTGCCCGAGGGCAAGGGCCGCTCCTTCGGCGCCCACCACGTGCACCAGGTGATCAACCCCTCGGACGGACAGCACGCGGTCTCCGTGCACTGCTACTACCCGCCGCTGCCGAAGATGCGGCGCTACCTGCGCAACGGCGACGTGCTGCGGCTGTCGCTGGTCGAGATCCCCGAGGAGTGGTGACCGTGACCGACCGCCCGACACCGCAGAGCATCGACCAGCTACTGGAGCGGGAACGTGCGTCGCTGCGACGGCTGACGCCCGGGCAGGCAGCCGAGGCGGCGCGGGCCGAGGGCGCGCTGCTGGTGGACATCCGCTATGCCGCGCTCCGTGAGCGGGACGGCACCATCCCGGGAGCGGTGGTGGTCGAACGCAACGAGCTGGAGTGGCGGCTCGACCCGCAGGGCGACTACCGGCTGCCCGAGGCCACCGGGCACGACCTGCCGGTGGTGGTGATCTGCAACGAGGGCTACGCCTCCAGCCTCGCCGCCCGCTCGTTGCAGGCCCTGGGCCTGCACCGGGCCACCGACCTGGTCGGCGGCTTTCAGGCCTGGGCGGCGGCCGGACTGCCGGTGACTCCCCCGGCCACCTGACGCTCCCCGCCACCTGACGCTCCCGGCCACCTGACACCCTCGGCCGGTTGACGCCCACCGTTCCCGCGACCACGCCCGCTGCCGACCAGGTCAGCGGGCGATCAGGTCAGCGGGCGAACTCGGTCGCGCGGCTCTCCCTGATCACCGTGATCCGGATCTGGCCCGGGTAGGTCAGCTCCTCCTCGACCTGCTTGGCCACGTCCCTCGCGATCACCTGTGCCTGGAGGTCGTCCACGGCGTCCGGGAGCACCATCACCCGCACCTCGCGCCCGGCCTGCATCGCGAAGACCTTGTGCACCCCCTCGTGCGCCCGGGCGATCGACTCCAACCGCTCCAGCCGGCGCGCGTACAGCTCCAACGACTCCCGGCGGGCGCCCGGTCGGCCACCGGAGCAGGCGTCGGCCGCCTGGGTCAGTACCGCCTCCAGCGTCTGCGGCGCCACCTCGTTGTGGTGCGCCTCTATCGCGTGCACCACGTCCTCGGTCTCGCCGTAGCGCCGGGCGAGGTCCGCGCCGATCAGCGCGTGGCTGCCCTCCACCTCGTGCGTGAGTGCCTTGCCGATGTCGTGCAGCAGGGTGCAGCGCCGCACCAGCGCGACATCGGCCCGCATTTCGGCCGCCATCATCCCGGCGATGTGCGCCGACTCCAGCAGATGCCCCAGCACGTTCTGCCCGTACGAGGTACGGAAGCGCAACCGGCCCAGCAGCCGCACCAGTTCGGGGTGCATGTCGGTGATCCCGACCTCGGCCAGGGCGTCCTCCCCGGCCCGCGCGCAGACCCGCTCCACCTCGACCAGGCTGCGCTCGTGCATCTCCTCGATCCGCAGCGGATGGATCCGGCCGTCCGCGATCAGCGCCTCCAGCGTCAGCCGGCCCACCTCGCGGCGCACCGGGTCGAAGCAGGACAGCACCACCAGTTCCGGCGTGTCGTCGATCACCAGGTTCACGCCGGTGACCGCCTCGAAGGAGCGGATGTTGCGGCCCTCGCGGCCGATGATCCGGCCCTTCATCTCGTCGGCGGGCAGCCGCACCACCGACACCACCGCGTCCGCGGTCTGCTCGGCCGCGATCCGCTGCACCGCCGTGGCGACGATCATCCGGGCCCGGGTCTCGGCCTCGGCCTGCGCCCGCGCCTCGATCTCCCGGGCGCTGCGCACCGCCTCCCGCTTGGCCTGCTCCTCTATCCCGCGCACCAGTTCGGCCCGGGCGGTGGCGGCGGTCAGCCCCGCTATCCGCTCCAGCTCCAGCCGCCGCTCGGTCTCCACCCGGGCCCGCTCGGCCCGCAGTTCCTCGCGCTGACGCGCCAGCGCGGCCTGGCTCTCCGCCGTCTCGACGGTCCGCTCGTGCAGGCGGTGCTGCTCGTCGTCCAGCCGGGCCTCGCGCTCGGCGCCGCGCTGCTCGCGGCGTTCGCACTCGGCGACCCTCTCCCGCGCGCCGCGCAGCAGCAGCCAGCCCATCAGGAGTACGGCCACCAGGACGACTGTTCCCGCGACCAGCGCGATCTCCATCGGACAAACCCCCCGTTCCGCCTTTGAGGAACCGCACGGCAGGAACCACGCAGCGTCACCGAAGGGCTTGCGGGCAGGGCCAGTCCAGTCACGCCCGCAGTGACTCCTCACTATGGGTGAGACTAAGTCCAGGTTACGAAACGGTCAAGATAGTGAACCAATCTGATCGACTGTTACCAGCTTCTTCACAGCTCCCGCTCAGCATCCAGCGCCTCGCGCACCACCCGCAGCGCCAGCCCCTCGGAGTAGCCGCGCCGGGCGAGCATTCCCGCCAGTCGCCGCAGCCGCACCTGGCGGTCCAGCCCGGCGGTCGAGCGGAGCTTGCGCTCCACCAGCGCCCGGGCGGTGGCTGCCTCCTGCTCCGGATCGAGCTGCGCGACCGCCTCGGCCACCACCGCGTTGTCGACACCGCGACTGCGCAGTTCCGTCGCCAGAGCGCGCCGGGCCAGACCCCGACCCCGGTGCCGGGACTCCACCCAGGCCTCGGCGAAGGCCGCGTCATCGACCAGTCCCACCTCCTCGTAGCGGGACAGCACCTCCTCGGCGACCTCGTCCGGGATGTCCCGCTTGCGCAGGGCCTCGGCCAACTGCCCCCGGGTCTTGGCCGATCCGGTGAGCAGCCGCAGGCAGATCGCCCGCGCCCGGACCGCCGGATCCGCCTGCTCATCGGCCGATCCGTCCGCGCCGTCCGCGCCGTCGGCGGCGGCGGACCCGGACCCTCGCCGGGAGCGCCCGCGCCGACCGAAGCCCCCCGCACCTCCGAAGTCGCCCGAACCGTCGAAGTCGCCCGGACTGCCCGCCTCGTCGACGGGGGGAGCGGTGAGCTCCTCCCCGCCGACACCGTTGGCGCACCAGTCGAGCGGCCCCCAGGCGTTCCGCTCCACGCCGTCAGCCCTTGGCCGCCGCCGGCTCCGCCGCCACCGCCGCCGCGGGCTCGGCCGCGGCAGCCGCCGCCTTGGCCTTGCTGGCGCGCGTGGTGACGGACTTGACCACCGGAGTGATCTCCCGCACCACCGGGGCGGCGTCGGCCTCGGTCGTGGGCTTGCGCGGACCGACGCCCAGCTTCTCCTTGATCTTGTTCTCGATCTCGTCGGCGAGGTCCGGGTTGTCCCGCAGGAAGTTGCGGGCGTTCTCCTTGCCCTGGCCGAGCTGGTCGCCCTCGTACGTGTACCAGGCGCCGGCCTTGCGGACGAAGCCCTGCTCCACGCCCATGTCGATCAGGCCGCCCTCGCGGCTGATCCCCTGGCCGTAGATGATGTCGAACTCGGCCTGCTTGAACGGGCTGGCGACCTTGTTCTTGACCACCTTGACCCTGGTCCGGTTGCCGACGGCCTCGGTGCCGTCCTTCAGCGTCTCGATCCGGCGGATGTCCAGCCGGACCGAGGCGTAGAACTTCAGCGCGCGGCCACCGGTGGTGGTCTCCGGGCTGCCGAACATCACGCCGACCTTCTCGCGGAGCTGGTTGATGAAGATCGCCGTGGTCTTCGACTGGCTCAGCGCACCGGTGATCTTGCGCAGCGCCTGGCTCATCAGCCGGGCCTGCAGGCCGACGTGCGAGTCGCCCATCTCGCCCTCGATCTCGGCGCGGGGCACCAGCGCGGCCACCGAGTCGATCACGATCAGGTCGACCGCGCCGGAGCGGATCAGCATGTCGGTGATCTCCAGCGCCTGCTCGCCGGTGTCCGGCTGGGAGACCAGCAGGGCGTCGGTGTCCACGCCGAGCTTCTTGGCGTAGTCCGGGTCCAGCGCGTGCTCGGCGTCGATGAAGGCGACGATGCCGCCGGCCTTCTGCGCGTTGGCGACCGCGTGCAGGGTGAGCGTGGTCTTACCGCTGCTCTCCGGTCCGTACACCTCCACCACGCGGCCGCGCGGCAGGCCGCCGACGCCGAGGGCGATGTCGAGGGCGATCGAGCCGGTGGGGATCACCTCGATCGGGGCGCGCGCCTCGTCGCCGAGCCGCATCACCGAACCCTTGCCGAACTGTCGTTCAATCTGGGCGAGCGCGGTCTCAAGAGCCCGCTCGCGGTCGTTCGCTGCCATTGATTCCACCCTGGGGGTCTGTGCTGAGCGCTTCATCACCAAAGACGCTAGCGCGCACCACTGACAATCCGCCCCGAACGGGCCCGCGCCTGTGGATAACTCGCCGCTACCCAGTATAGGGAACGTCAGTTCGATTATCGTTCGACAACTCGCCCGGCGCCCTCGTCCAGCCCAGCGCTACGCCTCTGACCTGCGGCTACTGCCGCGAGGCGGGTACCCCCATCGCCGCGCACACGGCGCGCCAGACGTCCTTGGTCTCCCAACCCGCGTCCAGTGCCTCGCGCACGGTCCGCCCGCCGAGCTCCGACATCACATGGTCGCTGGCGAAGCTCTCGGCGTAGCCGGAGCCGAACTGGGCGTTCATCTTCTTCCAGAACTCGGTCAGACGCATGTCTCCCGATGGTAGGCGAGAACGGCAGGCGGGACGGATCGCTCAGAGCAGCCGCACCAGCGCGGTGACGACCACCGCCAGCAGCACCACCACCAGGAACGGGGCGCGCCGCCAGAGCGCGGCCCCGGCGGCGGCCAGCCCCAGCGCGCGGGCGTCCAGGGTCAGTCCGTGGGTGCCCTGGCCGAAGGTCTGCAACGCGGTCAGCGCGGCGAGCAGGGCGATCGGCGCCAGCTCGGCGAAGCGGCGGACGGCGGGCCGGTCCAGCAGGCCCGCCGGGACGGAGAGCCCGAGCAGCTTGCACAGGTAGCAGCCGAGGGCGGTGGCGAGCACCGCGGTCCAGACGGTCATCGGCGCTCCCCCGCCCCGCCCCGGGCGCGGCGCAGCGCCAGCGCCAGCGGCACCGCGGCGACCGCCAGCAGCACCGGCGTCCCGCCCGGCAGCACCGGGACGGCGGCGACCGCGAGCAGCACGGCCAGCGCCGCGACCCCGCGCTCGGTGCCGCCCTCGCGCAGCCGTGGCCCGAGCAGCGCCAGGAACACCGCCGGTCCGGCGGCGTCCAGTCCGTAGCGGCCGGGGTCGCCGAGGGCGCCCGCGCCGAGCGCGCCGGCCAGGGTGGTGAGGTTCCACACCAGGTAGAGGCTGATCCCGGTGACCGTGAAGCCGATCCGGGCGGACCGCTGGTCAGGCTGGACCAGCGAGACGGCGGTGGTCTCGTCGATCACCAGCTGCGCGGCGAGCGGGCGCAGCGCCCGCGGGATCCGCAGCCGGGCCCCGAGCCGCAGCCCGTACAGGCAGTTGCGCAGGCCCAGGAAGAGCGCCCCGGCGACGGCGGCGGGCCCGGCGGCCCCGGCGACGAGCGCGCCGACCAGGGCGAACTGGGAGGCCCCGGTGAACACCAGCAGGCTGAGCGCGCAGGTCTGCGCGACCGTGAGGTGGGCGGCGGCCCCGGCGACGCCGAAGGCCGCGCCGGACGCGCCGACGGTGAGGCCGACGGTGAGCGAGTCCCGGGTCACCGCGCGGTCGGACGGTCGCGGCGGTGGCGCGACCGGGGGTGGATCGGTCTGTTGGAGTGCCGTCATGCCGCCATGGTGGCCGGGGTCAGCGGGTGGATTCTTGTACGTTCCTGCGCTCCGGCGGCGGTCGGCGCGCGGCGGTGTTGGCCCGGCGGTAGGCGCCGGGCGGGACGCCGATGATCCGCCGGAAGTGCCGGGTGAGGTGGGCCTGGTCGACGAAGCCGACGCTGACGGCGGCGTCGGCGGGGGCGGTGCCGGTGTCGAGCAGCCGCCGGGCGGTGCTGACCCGGTGCTGCGTCAGCCAGGCGTGCGGCGGCAGCCCGTAGGCGCTGCGGAAGGCCCGCAGCAGCGGGAACGGGCGGGCGCCGGTGGCGGCGGCCAGCTCCTCCAGCGTGGGCGGGTCGGTGATCCGGGCGGCGAGCAGCTCGCGGGCGAGTTCGGCGGCCCGGCGTCCGGCGGCGGGCGGCCGCGGGCCGGGGCGGCGGGCGGTGGTGTGCGCGCCCACCGTCCGGGCCAGGGCGAGCCGCAGCAGGGTGCTCGCGGCCAGGGGCTGGTTCTGCTCGGCGGCGGCGTGCACCTGGTGCACCAGCCGGGTGAGCTCCTCGTCCACGACCACCGCGGTCCGGAAGCCGGGGGTGCCTGACCCCCCGCCCAGCTCCTCGGCGACCGAGGCCAGGCTGGCCACGCTGGGGTAGAGCACCTGGTAGCTCCAGCCCTCGGGGACACCCGCGTGCCCGGTGTGCAGGGTGTCCGGGTCGACCAGGGCCAGGCTGCCCGCCGGGGCCACCTCCACCGCGCCCCGGTACCGGAAGGCCTCGACGCCGGAGGTGATCGCGGCGATCACATAGGTGTCGTGGGTGTGCTTGCCGAAGGTGTGCCGGACATAGCGGGCGTCGAGCAGGTCGACCGCGGGCAGCGCCGGGTGGGTCCAGTAGTGTGCGCGCTCCTCGGTCATGGCCGCCTCCTCGGCCCATCCTCGCACCGCCGGGGCCGCGCCGCGGACGGCGGCGGCCCCGGCCGGTCGACGGTCAGTGCGCGACCAGTTCCCCGGTGTCGTGCTCGGCCCCGGCCAGGGCGCTGGTGTGCAGGTCGCTCCGGCGGATCAGGGCGAAGCCGATCAGCGCGGCCAGCGCGGCGATCCCGCTGCCGAGCAGCAGCACCTGGTCCAGGCTGTGGACGAAGGCGCTGCGGGCGGCCAGGTCGACCGGTCCGGCCAGGCGCGCGGGCAGCGCGCGGGCGAGCTGGTCGCCGCCGCCCGAGGCCACCGCCTGGCCGAAGGCGTGCGCCTGCGGTCCGAGCAGGCGGCCGCCGGCGGAGGAGCCGAAGTCGCTGGTGACCCGGCTCTGGAAGAGCGCCCCGAGTCCGGCGATCCCGATCGCGACGCCGACCTGCTGGAAGGTCTCGCCCATGCCCGCCGCCATCCCGGCCCGCCCGGGTTCGACCACGGCGATCGACAGCGAGGCCCGGGGCGGGTTGAACATGCCCATCCCGGCGCCAGTGGTGATCATGCTGGGCAGCAGCGCCGTCCAGGTGCTGTGCACGTCCACCAGCGAGACCAGGGCCAGGCCGACGGCGATCAGCGTGAGCGAGACGCCGACCAGTACCCGGGGCGCGATCCGCACGGTGAGGCTGCCGGTGACGGCGGCGGTGACGAACAGGGTCAGCGTCATCGGCAGGAAGCGCAGCCCGGCGGTCAGCGGCGAGGCTCCGAGGACGTTCTGCATGTACGAGACCTGGAGGAAGATCGCCGACATCCCGGCGGCGTTGGCGAGCAGGGTCGCCAACGAGATCCCGTTGAAGGTGCGGATCCGGAACAGCGACAGGTCGAGCATGGCGTCCGCGCCCGCCCGGCGCTCGACCGCGGCGAACACCGCGAGCAGGACCAGGCCGCCGCCGAACATGGCGATGATCGGGGCGCTGGTCCAGCCCTGGTTCTCGCCGCGCAGGAAGCCCAGCACGAGCAGCACCAGCGCGGCGGAGGAGGTGGTCAGCCCGGCCCAGTCGATCCGGTGCGCGCCGGGTTCGACCGACTCGCGCAGCCGGAACCGGCCCAGGACCATGGCGGTGATCCCGATCGGGACGTTCAGCAGGAAGATCCAGCGCCAGCTGAGGCCCTGGGTGAGGCTGCCGCCGATCAGCGGGCCGAAGGCGATGGCGAGCCCGGAGACGCCGCCGAAGACGCCGAAGGCGGTGGCCCGGTCCCGGCCCCGGAACTCCTGGCCGAGCAGCGCCGGGCCGACCGCGAACAGCACCGCGGCGCCGATCCCCTGGGCGCCCCGGGCGAGGTTCAGCGCGAGGATGCCGGGAGCGGCCCCGGCCGCCAGCGAGGAGAGCGTGAAGATCGCGAATCCGGCGGTGAAGACCCGTTTGCGGCCGAGCCGGTCGGCCAGCGAGCCGCCGGTGAGCAGGAAGGCGGCGAGGGTGAGCGCGTAGGCGTCGAGCACCCACTGCAGGTCGGCGAAGTCGGCGTGCAGGGCGGTGCGCAGGTCGGGCAGCGCGACGTTCACCACGGTGAGGTCGAGCATCAGCATGAAGGTGGCGATCGACACGATCGCCAGCGTCCACCAGCGGCCGGAGGTCGGCGCGGCGGCCGACGGGATCGGTGGTCCGGTGGTCGCGGGGTGGTGACGGCAGACATGGCTGTCCCCTTGAGGGTGCGTCGGCAGGTGTGGGCACACGACGAGTGCAAAATACGAGTCATCGCTCGCATTCGATGGTCCGAGAATACGAGTCATTGCTCGTGTTAGTCAATGCACCTAGACTTGCGCCACAGCTGAGCAGGACACGGCCTGGAGGCGGGTGTGACGGAGCAGGTGGACCGGGCGGCGCCGACGGCCGCCCCCAGGAAGCGGCAGGCCCGCGGCGAGCGCCGGATGGCGGAGCTGCTGGACGCGGCCGGACAGGTCTTCGCGGAGTCCGGCTACTCGGCGACCACCACCAACGCCATCGCCGCCCGGGCCGGGGTCTCCCCCGGCAGCCTCTACCAGTACTTCCCGAACAAGGACGCCATCGCCGACGCGGTCGCCGAGCACTACACCGCCGAACTGCGGCTGCTGATGGACCAGGTCCTGGCGCCGCTGCCGGCCGGGGTGACCCTGACCGGGCTGCTGGACCTGGTGATCGAGCCGCTGGTGGAGTACCACCTCAGCCACCCGGCCTGCATCGTGCTCTTCATCGGCCCGGACTCGCCGCAGCGGCTGGCCGCGATGCACCAGCCGCTGCACGACGCGATGCTGGAGCGGATCAGCGCGATGCTCGCGGTGCTCGGCCCGCGGGTCCCGGCCGACCGGCTGCACCGTTCGGCCGAGGTGGCCGTGCACATGTTCAAGGGCGTGCTGCCGCTGGTCCTGGCCGCCGCGCCGGAGGACCGGCCGCGCTACGTCGCCGAACTGAAGCTCAGTCTGGCCGGTTACTTCGGCCTGCTGCTGGACCCGGCGTAGCGCGGCGGCCCACCGGCAGCCGGGCGGCGGCTCACCGGCGCGGCACCTCGGCCAGGCCGTAGCCGAAGTACGCCCCGCCCAGGCAGTCCGGGCCGGTCAGCCGACCGGACGGGCAGTCCACCGGCAGCGCCGCCGCCTCCAGGTCGCGGGTCAGCTGCGCGCTGCCCACGCCCGGGTGCAGCGCCGCCTCCACCGCCGCCGCGCCGCTCACCGCCGCCGCCGCCATCGAGGTCCCGGCCAGCGCCGCGTAGCCGCCGCCGGGCCAGTCGGAGACCACCGCCTGCCCGGGCCCGCCGTCCGGGTCGCCGCCGGGGGCGGCCAACTGCACCTGGCCCGCACCCCAGTTGGAGTACCCGGCGAGGTTGCCGTCGCGGTCGACGGCGGTCACGTCGAGCACCCCGGGCAGCCCGCCGGGCAGCCGGATGCACTCCGCGCCGAGGCGGCGCGCGGTCGGCCTGCGGCCGTCCGGGTGGTCGTTCGGACTGCGGTCGTCGGTGCGCGGGCCGCCCAGGTTCTGCGCGTCGTTCCCGGCCGAGGCGACCACCACCGCGCCCCTGCCCTGGGCGTAGCGGACGGCGCGGCCGACCGCGGCGATGATCGCGGCCTGGTCCTGGTTCTCCGGGCAGTTGTACTTCCACGGGTCGGCGAAGTAGCTGTCGTTGATCACCCGCGCGCCGTGGTCGGCCGCCCACAGGAAGCCGCAGACCAGGTTCTCGCCGTAGTACTGCCCGACGCCCCCGAGCAGCCGAACCGCGGCGATCCGCGCGCCCGGGGCGATCCCGGCCACGCCGTCCCCGGGGCGGTCGGCCGCGATGATGCCGCTGACGTGGGTGCCGTGGCCGCTCTCGCCGACCGCCGGGTCGGGCCGCCAGGCACCGGGGGCGGTGTCCGGGCTGCCGGTGGCGCAGGAGACGGAGCGGCTGGGATCGACCGCCGAGCGCAGGTCCGGATGGGTGTCGTCGACGCCGGAGTCCAGCACCGCGACCACCGTCCGGCGCAGCCCGGTGCGGTCGGCCGAGGCGCCGCCCATCATCCGCAGGCTCCACTGCGGGCGGCCGTGCGGGTCGGCGGCGGCCGGGACGTCGTCGGTCGGGAGCAGTTCGCCGGACCGGTCGTCGATCGACCTGGTCGGTCGCCCCCCGGCCCGCGCCCAGGCGCCGCGCGGCTGGTCGGGCAGCGGCACCGAGTGGCTGGCCCCGGCGGCGGCGATGCCCGGCGCGGACCGCACCCGGGCGGCGAAGGCCGCGCCGGGGCCGTCCGCGAGCAGGACGCCGATCTGCGGGTAGGCCTGCGCGACCCGGCCGCCCGCGGCCCGGACCGCGTCCTCGGCCACCGGCACCCCGCCCGGGCCGTCCTGACCGGCCACCACCAGGTAGGCCAGCTCCGGCCTGGTCGCGCCGTCGATGTACGGCACCGCGCCGCTGAGCAGCAGGACCGCCAGCACCAGCACCATCCCGCAGCGGGCGAGCGGGATGGTGTGTCCTTGCTGACTCGGCCGCACTCGCGCCTCCACTGCTCGGAAACTGCCCGGAAACCGCTGGGAACCGCTGGGAACCGCTCAGGACCGCTGGGAACCGCTCGGGCCGGACCTTCAGCACCGAGATATTCATACGATATGAGTGGATATCGCTTCACGCTCGCGCTCGCCGCCCGTCGGGCGCACATGGTTCGCCGGACTTGTCAGTGCCGCGGTGCACCATGGGGTCATGGCCGGACCAGAGAACCCACGCCACCGCGCGCCCGCCGTCGAGCCCGACCCGATGGCG includes these proteins:
- a CDS encoding MFS transporter, giving the protein MSIATFMLMLDLTVVNVALPDLRTALHADFADLQWVLDAYALTLAAFLLTGGSLADRLGRKRVFTAGFAIFTLSSLAAGAAPGILALNLARGAQGIGAAVLFAVGPALLGQEFRGRDRATAFGVFGGVSGLAIAFGPLIGGSLTQGLSWRWIFLLNVPIGITAMVLGRFRLRESVEPGAHRIDWAGLTTSSAALVLLVLGFLRGENQGWTSAPIIAMFGGGLVLLAVFAAVERRAGADAMLDLSLFRIRTFNGISLATLLANAAGMSAIFLQVSYMQNVLGASPLTAGLRFLPMTLTLFVTAAVTGSLTVRIAPRVLVGVSLTLIAVGLALVSLVDVHSTWTALLPSMITTGAGMGMFNPPRASLSIAVVEPGRAGMAAGMGETFQQVGVAIGIAGLGALFQSRVTSDFGSSAGGRLLGPQAHAFGQAVASGGGDQLARALPARLAGPVDLAARSAFVHSLDQVLLLGSGIAALAALIGFALIRRSDLHTSALAGAEHDTGELVAH
- a CDS encoding TetR/AcrR family transcriptional regulator: MTEQVDRAAPTAAPRKRQARGERRMAELLDAAGQVFAESGYSATTTNAIAARAGVSPGSLYQYFPNKDAIADAVAEHYTAELRLLMDQVLAPLPAGVTLTGLLDLVIEPLVEYHLSHPACIVLFIGPDSPQRLAAMHQPLHDAMLERISAMLAVLGPRVPADRLHRSAEVAVHMFKGVLPLVLAAAPEDRPRYVAELKLSLAGYFGLLLDPA
- a CDS encoding S8 family serine peptidase, translating into MRPSQQGHTIPLARCGMVLVLAVLLLSGAVPYIDGATRPELAYLVVAGQDGPGGVPVAEDAVRAAGGRVAQAYPQIGVLLADGPGAAFAARVRSAPGIAAAGASHSVPLPDQPRGAWARAGGRPTRSIDDRSGELLPTDDVPAAADPHGRPQWSLRMMGGASADRTGLRRTVVAVLDSGVDDTHPDLRSAVDPSRSVSCATGSPDTAPGAWRPDPAVGESGHGTHVSGIIAADRPGDGVAGIAPGARIAAVRLLGGVGQYYGENLVCGFLWAADHGARVINDSYFADPWKYNCPENQDQAAIIAAVGRAVRYAQGRGAVVVASAGNDAQNLGGPRTDDRSPNDHPDGRRPTARRLGAECIRLPGGLPGVLDVTAVDRDGNLAGYSNWGAGQVQLAAPGGDPDGGPGQAVVSDWPGGGYAALAGTSMAAAAVSGAAAVEAALHPGVGSAQLTRDLEAAALPVDCPSGRLTGPDCLGGAYFGYGLAEVPRR